The Bacteroidota bacterium genomic sequence TATCTAAAACTACCTTTCTGATTGTTTCTTTTTTAACATCACCAAAGTATTTTTTCATTAAGCTTAGCGTGTCTTTATCTTCAAGTTCTTCTTCACTAAGGTTTTCTACATACTCTGTCCAGATGTTTGAAAGTGCGTCCGATCTTTCATCTTTTTCAGTAGGTGTTTCAGCTATTTTTTCAACTTTATCTTCAAATTTTTCAAAAGCAAGTTTTTTCAGTATGTCATCTTCCATTCCTTTTTCATACTCTCTTTTTTCTATTCCACACTCTTCTCTTAATTCCTTTTGTACTTTACACTGAATTTTTATTGCTTCATGACCTTTTTTTATTGCTTCAGCCAAAACTTCTTCACTTACTTCATCCATTCCGCCTTCAACCATGTTTACATTTTCTTCGGTTGCGGCAACAATAATGTCCATTTTAGCTTTTTTGAGTTCGTCTTTTTTTGGATTTATTACAAACTCATCATTAATCAATGCAACACGAACTTCTGAAATTGGTCCTTTAAAAGGTATATCGGATATTGTAATTGCCGAAGAAGCCGCAAGTGCAACATAACTATCGGGTATAATTTGCTCATCCGAAGAAATAAGGCTAATCAAAACTTGTATATCAGAAAAATAATCCTTTGGAAACAAAGGACGAATTGCCCTGTCTATAAGTCTTGATATTAAAATTTCGTAATTGGAAAGTCTTGCTTCTCTTTTTAAGAATCCACCGGGGATACTTCCTGATGCAGCAAATTTTTCCTGATAATCAACGGTTAGTGGTAAAAAGCCGGCTCCTATTCTTTGTTCTTTGGTAGAAACTACTGTAGCGAGAAGCATAGTTTTTCCAATTTTAACTACTACTGCTCCATCTGCTTGTTTTGCTAATTTACCTGTTTCAATTGATACTTCTTGACCATTTCCAAGGTCAAATGTTTTTGTGTATATTTTTGTATTTTTCATAATCTTATTAAATTGTGGGTGTAAAAAAAATAGGCGGAAATATTTAAAAAGAAAGCTTGTTCTTCTTAGATAGGTGTGATTATTAAAAGAGGCGGATAAACCGCCCCCATAAAACTATTTCCTAATTCCTAAATCTTTAATTAGTTCCCTGTACTTTTCAATATCTTTTTCCATAAGATAATTCAAAAGTTTTCTTCTCTTACCAACTAAGCCATACAAGCCTCTTTGTGTTGAAAAATCCTTTTTATGTATTTTCAAATGTTTTGTTAAATGTTTAATCCTTTGACTAAACAGTGCTATCTGACTTTCGGGGCTACCTGTATTTGAGGAATTATTGCCGTACTTTTCAAAAATTGATTTTTTTTCTTCTATATTCATACAATACTCTATTTTTACGAGTGTGCAAATTTAAAACATTTTCATTAATGCTGAAACTTTTTGTAAATAATATTTTTAAAGAATTGTTTATTTGGTGATTTGTTTAAACGCAGAGTCGCAGAAACGCAGAGGAAAAAGTAACAAAAAAAGTCAACCTTATTCAGGTAAGCACAATTGAGGGACTGCCGACTGAAGACTGCCGACTGGTTATTTGGTTATATTTTCACGCAAAGACGCAAAGAACGCAAAAGAAAAAGTAACAAAAAAATAAAAGCTATTCAACTGAAGATTGCTGACTGAATACTGTTTATTTGTTTATTCGTAGCACATAACTTTAAGTACTTCTTTTTGTTTATCCGTAACACTTAACTCTAAGAACTTTAGGCACTCTAAGTACTTCTTTTTGTTTATTCGTAACACTTAACTCTAAGAACTTTAGGCACTCTAAGTACTTCTTTTTGTTTATTCGTAACACTTAACTCTAAGAACTTTAGGCACTCTAAGTACTCTAAGTACTTCTTTTTGTTTATCCGTAGCACATAACTCTAAGTACTTTAGGCACTTTAAGTACTCTAAGTACTTCTTAATCGGATAAAATTTTTTTTAAAGCAAATATTCCCGTACCTTGCACCCTTAAATAAAACCGCTGAATTATGAAGAAAATACTTACAATTATTACAATAGTTTTTTTGTCCTTAGTTTATGAGGTATCAAATGCACAAAACTATTGCACTCCATCATATAATGGCTCAGGGCAAAAGTCCCGTTGGTTTTGTCATTTGTTAAATGTACGTTTTGGAGATATTGACCGAACTACAGCCGCACCATACAATTGGAACTGGCCAAATACAATTTACGAAAATTTTACTAATATTTCTACAGATGTTGTTCCTCAACAAACTTATCCAATTTCTATTTATGTTGGTAACGGAGCTAATAGTCAGTATGTTAGTGTATGGATTGATTTTAATCATAATTTTATTTTTGAATCATCAGAACGGGTATTATCCCAAAAAGACTTTGGAAATACAGGAGATCATATTATTAGAGGAAACGTTACTATTCCATCAAATGCAAGCATTGGCAAAACAAGAATGCGTGTTGGAACAAACATTATTTTATCAAGTGGACAAAGTGCTCCTGATCCATGCACAAATAATGAGACAGCAAATCTTGCAAACGTAGGTCCAATATCATCTCAGCATTTTCAAGATTTCGAAATAAACATACTTCAACCTGCAATTCAATATTATGTTTCTTCAAATACAATACAACTGCTTACTAATGAGGAGGTAACTAAAGCAAGTTCCGATAATCCGATAATCCGAATAGACGTTAATACAAACCCTGATGGAATTCTTAGTCCCTTAAAAACTGATACATTTTACATTTCTTTACTTGGCACAACTAATCCTAACGAAATATCAAATGCGAAACTTTATTATACAGGAATAAACCCTGAATTTTCTTCAAGCAATCAAGTTGGAACAACTGTTGGTTCTCCCGGAACATATTTTAAATTTAGTCCTAATCAATCACTACAACCGGGAACAAATCATTTTTGGCTTACTTATGACGTAACATCAGATGCAATAATTGGGAATGTGCTTGATGCAAGATGTAACGGTGTTTTTGTAAATACTAGAAGAGTGCCTTCAACAATTGACCCTAAAGGTAGCCGGACAATTGGTTATTGTGTTTCAAAAGGAACAAAAACATTTATTTACGTAAGAGCAGTAAACTTACGTAACATCAATCATTACGGCTATCCATATTACAATAATGATGGATATCAAGATTGGACAAATTATACAGCAACACTTTACAAAGGTTACAATCATACGCTTTCAATTGAAACAGGTAATGGAGTAAACTCAAATCTTACTCAAGCATGGATAGATTTTAACCAAGATGGCTTTTTTGATGATGCAACAGAAAAAGTGTTGACAGACAGTCTTGTTATCTCCAATCCTCCTCCTTATGTTTACGGACCTGTAGTTGACAGCTTTTCAATTCCAATAAATTCCCCTGTAGGAAAAACAAGGATGAGAATAATTTCTCATTATAATCCAAATAATCCACCGCATCGCCCCCATGCTAAGCCATGTTCAAATCCTGTAGAAATAGGTGAAGTAGAAGATTATTCAATTATTCTTGCTGATTCAGGACAAGCTGTTGCCGATTTTTCATCTACAATTTCTTGTTTAGGAGATTCAAGCATATTTACTGACAAATCTTATGTTTTTGGTTCTACATTCCATGTAAATGCATGGAACTGGGATTTTGATGATGGAAACACTTCAAACCTACAAAATCCAAAACATAAATTTACTTTACCCGGAGTTTACAATGTGAAACTTACGGTTAAATCCAATTTTACCGGAGCTGTTATTAGTTCTGTAACAAAGCCTGTAAGTGTAAATGACCCTGTTGCTAATTTTTCAATTACATCAAATCTTTACAAGATACCTATAGAATTTATTGATGAAACTTCAGGGGGTAAAATGCTTGCATATCCAAATGGTCATTACTGGGATTTTGGTGATCCTGCAAGTGGGTATAACAATTATTCTCAAGACAAAAGCCCGAAACATACTTATAATTCTGTAGGAAACTATTCTGTAACTCTTATAGTTACAAGCGAAGGCGGTTGTATTGATACTGTTGTTAAAACAATTTCAATTGACAGTGTTATTAAACCCATTGCAAATTTCAGTGCCTCATCATTTAATCCTTACTTTGATAAAAAAATTACTTTTCTTGATATTTCAGTAAATGACCCAACTTATTGGAGGTGGGAAGTAAGTCCTTCATCTTTCAAATTTCATGATAGCACTACTAAGCTTTCAAAAAGTCCTGTAATTTCATTCGATAACGTTAGTGTTTATGCTGTTCGACTTGTTGTTAGCAACAATGCAGGAAGTGATTCTATTACAAAAGTTATAACAACAAAAAATTATATCAAACCTGTTGCTGATTTTTCGGCAACACCTACAATAATAAAAGCAGGTCAAGTAATTTCATTTCTTGATAAATCAAAAAACGACCCTACAAATTGGACATGGTCTTTTGGCAATAGTGATTCTTCTTTTGTTCAGTATCCTAAAACATCCTATTCAGGAGTGGGACATTACACTGTAAGTTTAAAAGCTTCAAATCCTGCAGGTAATGACACAAAAATAATAACAAATTATATTGAAGTTACAAACGAATATAAAATGTGCGATGGAGAAGCACCATTTAGCAATCTATTTTCAGGATTAATTTATGATTCCGGAGGAAGAAACGAGGAATATAAAAATGGTTCAAATTGTAGTTTTATTATTGAGCCTCCTTGTGCAGGACCTATTACTCTTAATTTTTCATCCTTTGATATGAAAGTAAGTGATTACATTTATGTTTATGATGGTGATTCAATAAATCCAAAGAAATTATTAACACCCAATGGTTTATCAGGAAGCACTATTCCTTCATCAATTACTGCAAGGTCAGGAGCAATGCTAATTGTGGAACTCACAAATAGCGTTGAAACAGACAACGGATTTATTGCAACATGGAGTGCTATTCCAAATATTACACCTAATCCTTCAATCGTGGCAGATTCTATTGGATACTTAAATGGACCTGTTCGTTTTACAAACGGAACATCTCTCGGTGCAGGGAATACTTATTACTGGGATTATAATAATGACAATGTTATTGATGATGTTTTCACATCCTTGGATATGGTAACAGACGGAAGCTATGCTTATGATAGCCTTGGATATTATACTGTTAAGCTTATCGCAAAAAACTGTAAAGGTTCTGACACATCTTTATTTGTTATTCACATCAAACAACCAACTCAGCCTCCTATTGCAGATTTTCACGTTTTTTATGATGATACTATTGTTGCAGAAGGACAAAAAGTATATTTTGAAGACCTTTCTTCAATGGGACCAACAAGATGGAAATGGGAAATAACTCCTCCCGATTATTTTTCAATCGGTTATTTTGCTGATGGAACAGCAGATACTTCACAAAATCCTATTATACAATTTTATGGCTTAGGAGGTTATGATATTTCCTTAACAGCAACAAACATAATCGGTTCAAGTCCAAAAGTAATAAAGAAAAAATATATTTTAGTAATTCCTCAAGTAACAATGGGAGCATGGCCCTTCGTTAGAAATGAAGAAGCAGGAAGGATTTTTGATTCAGGAGGACCTGAAGGAAATTATAGTAACAACGAAGACCATAATTTTTTAATAGATCCTTGTGCAAAAGAGGTGTATCTTACATTTAAGCAATTTGACTTGGCTGCAGGAGATTATCTGAGAATTTACGATGGAGTTGATAACACGGGAAAAGCATTATTTCCAGGCAATGGATTTAGTGCGAATGTAAAACCTACACAAACCCTTATTGCTGAATCAGGTTCAATGTTTCTTGAAATGGAAACAGATTATTCAACAGTAGGGCAAGGTTTTGATGCAACTTGGACAATAGATCCAATTGATCTCCCTTTAGCTTCTTACGATTCTCCTGATTCTGCATTTACAGGAGGAAACATTGTTCTTTTCAATAACACTTCCACAGGAAAAGAAATTGAAAAATATTATTGGGATTATGACCATGATGGAATTACAGACGACTCTACTTTTAATGGAAAATATTCCTTTATGCAAACAGGCTATAAATTTGCAACTCTTACTGCTGTAAATTGTGCAGGTAAAGATGTTTTTTCAAAAATGATTAACGTTTTTAACCCGACACAAAAACCACAAGCAGATTTTGTAGCAGATATAAAAAATGCTGATACTTCCGACATTATTACTTTTTCCGACCTTTCACTTTATGGACCTAATAAATGGACATGGGATTTTGCTACAAAAAAAGTTGAGTATGTTAACAGTTACGACACAGTATTTCCACGAGCGTTAATAAAATTTGATACAACAGGAA encodes the following:
- a CDS encoding PKD domain-containing protein, with product MKKILTIITIVFLSLVYEVSNAQNYCTPSYNGSGQKSRWFCHLLNVRFGDIDRTTAAPYNWNWPNTIYENFTNISTDVVPQQTYPISIYVGNGANSQYVSVWIDFNHNFIFESSERVLSQKDFGNTGDHIIRGNVTIPSNASIGKTRMRVGTNIILSSGQSAPDPCTNNETANLANVGPISSQHFQDFEINILQPAIQYYVSSNTIQLLTNEEVTKASSDNPIIRIDVNTNPDGILSPLKTDTFYISLLGTTNPNEISNAKLYYTGINPEFSSSNQVGTTVGSPGTYFKFSPNQSLQPGTNHFWLTYDVTSDAIIGNVLDARCNGVFVNTRRVPSTIDPKGSRTIGYCVSKGTKTFIYVRAVNLRNINHYGYPYYNNDGYQDWTNYTATLYKGYNHTLSIETGNGVNSNLTQAWIDFNQDGFFDDATEKVLTDSLVISNPPPYVYGPVVDSFSIPINSPVGKTRMRIISHYNPNNPPHRPHAKPCSNPVEIGEVEDYSIILADSGQAVADFSSTISCLGDSSIFTDKSYVFGSTFHVNAWNWDFDDGNTSNLQNPKHKFTLPGVYNVKLTVKSNFTGAVISSVTKPVSVNDPVANFSITSNLYKIPIEFIDETSGGKMLAYPNGHYWDFGDPASGYNNYSQDKSPKHTYNSVGNYSVTLIVTSEGGCIDTVVKTISIDSVIKPIANFSASSFNPYFDKKITFLDISVNDPTYWRWEVSPSSFKFHDSTTKLSKSPVISFDNVSVYAVRLVVSNNAGSDSITKVITTKNYIKPVADFSATPTIIKAGQVISFLDKSKNDPTNWTWSFGNSDSSFVQYPKTSYSGVGHYTVSLKASNPAGNDTKIITNYIEVTNEYKMCDGEAPFSNLFSGLIYDSGGRNEEYKNGSNCSFIIEPPCAGPITLNFSSFDMKVSDYIYVYDGDSINPKKLLTPNGLSGSTIPSSITARSGAMLIVELTNSVETDNGFIATWSAIPNITPNPSIVADSIGYLNGPVRFTNGTSLGAGNTYYWDYNNDNVIDDVFTSLDMVTDGSYAYDSLGYYTVKLIAKNCKGSDTSLFVIHIKQPTQPPIADFHVFYDDTIVAEGQKVYFEDLSSMGPTRWKWEITPPDYFSIGYFADGTADTSQNPIIQFYGLGGYDISLTATNIIGSSPKVIKKKYILVIPQVTMGAWPFVRNEEAGRIFDSGGPEGNYSNNEDHNFLIDPCAKEVYLTFKQFDLAAGDYLRIYDGVDNTGKALFPGNGFSANVKPTQTLIAESGSMFLEMETDYSTVGQGFDATWTIDPIDLPLASYDSPDSAFTGGNIVLFNNTSTGKEIEKYYWDYDHDGITDDSTFNGKYSFMQTGYKFATLTAVNCAGKDVFSKMINVFNPTQKPQADFVADIKNADTSDIITFSDLSLYGPNKWTWDFATKKVEYVNSYDTVFPRALIKFDTTGTFDVSLVAKNSFGSDTSLKKQYVNIFAYCRPTVQNMLSNFGISRVVINNLDNTSKAGVSQYTDYTNFYSATLELGGTYNFEINSSDNTYPYERKIWIDFNQNGIFDDSSIVAGELVALAKNSTDLIWIGTLTVPPDAKLGQTRMRIGVDYGGYDDKPCGPNFFGEFEDYRIHITKDKTPPKISLKGNPIAFGEIGHSYIDSGATAWDAVDGNLTNQIVTTTNVDSSVQGEYWIKFNVSDVANNNAEEVKRRIFITPDRTPPVITLLGDNPMDVAVFHSYNAIEPGATAFDERDGNVSSLIQIEHTVDTARVDSYHVIYSAFDFNGNFSRKERTVLVIDTVAPVIYVIGKEHVWITVGASYKDSGAYAIDNYYHDIKITTSTNLDVNKDGWYWIKYYAHDKDGNHAIPKERTIRVGDPISVDETFNKNDISIYPNPSKGQLTLSFNLAKANSKRINISVLNELGQVVRIIEKENLTKEKLILNLTNEAGGIYVLRVTVGDDIVIKKITLVK
- the rpsO gene encoding 30S ribosomal protein S15; its protein translation is MNIEEKKSIFEKYGNNSSNTGSPESQIALFSQRIKHLTKHLKIHKKDFSTQRGLYGLVGKRRKLLNYLMEKDIEKYRELIKDLGIRK